One stretch of Lucilia cuprina isolate Lc7/37 chromosome 6, ASM2204524v1, whole genome shotgun sequence DNA includes these proteins:
- the LOC124420985 gene encoding uncharacterized protein LOC124420985 produces MENFPNPCEVERKICFIQQEHRIVSSGLCASNPAPHSQCPQVCTLEYKPVCAQYQTDLKQFRNQCQLDKEKCETKIDWQLVDTSYCVAIKDINVSSPFKSPAQDNDCPEFCTLEYQPICARFMTLEKEFSNECELKTTICQTKQKWDIIRRGPCQESKANMALDLLKPKNKCPVFCTLEYDPICAKLGNELREFANKCELETAICRNKEDWQIIEQGPCPSVSNNKALKLEQKPKCPQFCTLEYRPICAQFEQELREFGNKCELETTICETGQDWQVVNNGPCSSGISVFNQKAAKLSQETRCPQFCTLEYSPICAQFNNELREFSNKCDLESTICLTKQKWEIVHEGNCNSEQLIEQSKCPQVCTLEYRPICAQFENDLREFFNNCDLQRTICETKQKWQVVKQGPCFSDSSAEINECPQFCTREYRPVCAEFKGEEREFPNKCVLLKAICENNKKWELVKHGPCSMQTPSLIQVFPPKCPKFCTREFDPVCAKLNNELRQFSNRCVLESWKCDTNEKWEFVNKGPCPSIESVSNTPVLLSSTNKCPKFCTREFNPVCAKLNEELKEFSNKCELELWNCETDEKWELVKMGRCSATIKPASAVQSSPNKCPKFCTREFDPVCAKLNEELREFSNKCVLESWKCESDEKWELVNLGPCSTNKPVSPTSSISSMNLAKKLTPTPLVSCPKFCSREYKPVCAQFESELREFANRCELQRENCESNKPWVFVNSGPCFANSEEKLTPTPLVSCPKFCSREYEPVCAQFESELREFPNRCELQRENCESNKPWIFVNSGPCFSNVDKKLTLAPLTPPCPQFCTDNLRPVCAEFNSELREFGNRCEMQITICETKNKWKIVNEGPCPSTSKLRISCPKFCTKEFRPVCARFKGELREFPNKCEFQRSVCKTNIAWELINNGPCLIKNFETDSIELQPICATDGNIKRIFDDSSVLQEEIRKTGIAWSLLHNDECLPLTPLAKVANKAFFLATESATTKPTTTSTTPKTSTTTTSRTTTTTTPKLSTTRKTTTILKTSTTTPKTTTAPRSSTSKTTAAKPYHTTTTKTITATTTSPKSTTETYRKYSSTTVKPKATDYPRYSPTTASTPHHQCSYEYSTEVDSAEIDDSSKGYYDENCGCNSGEDYSQENENDEEYISWEDDEEEYEEEEDDISKSHEVEGSFTIDDNTYTYKHNKTNSTYTFIYGEDSINSNGNKADERKLGNSNVETKKNSFEEKKHSESNNDKTGNKESIKPTYSTEPKGKQGTSKNYNLKSGHTNTVKKIPGSLSTSNLKITSNNNAKSGNVRTSEKNLNTFKNKENREDFNVLGDKEGKNIIKLIQERLEEEFGSPKPHDMTKQSQGKERDLNTKQQDQIKANLGKTKANTKEQVLIRTNPGQAIGQKVQNLAHSGPTNPYPDTASSKDAKGRFQEIYGNLGQPNYNSNTEQRDQVFASPEQLNLNLNTDLHRVDQDHDDAFSFKEIFGNHQGQTDLEQSNIDSNSALFRPEYYVGPKDIDNHENLLGNFHHSDESLEADISYEEDTPNDNFKPVTVNEKEPKFGVYSDEAYGLMDSAEISKTDKWSGQNQLKSNLATGINTNNDINSPSSAYSYQDYKGSKPNEQIPKYSTQSQVNTTENTEKILEVFEALLSESDAEEEDDETLVKQVLTTIGSETTAAYPLFEDVENQSNYTKREEYPSKYNSTKKGEIYNGAVYKAPVYDAPTYNFIYTAPNHPVLPLLSPNNHHAFSHYPAFMPQYTDAAANPYNPFMPLVNQSNLGALMESAPNVNNPFNPLQYITSLAAMSTPFGSPMPNLMPLPQASEYNSNSQSQSHSNPLKIQETPSQFPLNPSSPAVFNQILPQTHPSPLMFLPPPPEPFLNSFSPLNNIAAHIPKSLPFKGNRENDNNQPTEETEGNLSDAEVDKSELPQYPQFPSLPPVPVYNNPVNPQMHLPSTLLSPMATNALPHHNFQSMPYLHPTAPMPGPMPLNVFNATLFSQIEEILKTITSRY; encoded by the exons atggaaaattttcccAATCCCTGTGAAGTAGAACGAAAAATATGTTTCATCCAACAAG AGCATCGCATTGTATCTTCCGGTTTGTGTGCCTCAAATCCTGCCCCACACTCCCAATGTCCTCAAGTTTGTACCTTAGAATATAAACCAGTATGTGCTCAATATCAAACAGACTTAAAACAGTTCCGCAATCAATGTCAATTAGATAAAGAGAAATGTGAGACCAAGATAG ATTGGCAGTTAGTTGACACTAGCTATTGTGTAGCTATTAAGGATATCAACGTTTCAAGTCCCTTTAAATCACCTGCACAAGATAATGATTGCCCTGAGTTTTGTACTCTAGAATATCAACCGATTTGTGCTAGATTTATGACTTTGGAAAAGGAATTCTCTAATGAATGTGAACTTAAAACTACCATATGTCAAACTAAGCAGA aatggGATATTATAAGAAGAGGACCTTGTCAGGAAAGCAAAGCAAATATGGCTTTAGATTTGTTAAAGCCTAAAAACAAGTGTCCCGTGTTTTGCACTTTGGAATATGATCCCATATGTGCTAAGTTGGGAAATGAGTTAAGAGAGTTTGCCAATAAGTGTGAACTAGAAACTGCCATTTGCAGAAATAAGGAGG ATTGGCAAATTATTGAGCAAGGCCCCTGCCCAAGCGTTTCAAAtaataaagctttaaagctaGAACAAAAGCCCAAATGTCCTCAGTTTTGTACTTTAGAGTACAGACCCATTTGTGCTCAGTTCGAGCAGGAATTAAGAGAATTTGGCAATAAATGTGAATTGGAGACAACCATTTGTGAAACTGGTCAAG ACTGGCAAGTAGTTAATAATGGACCCTGCTCTTCAGGCATATCGGTGTTTAATCAAAAAGCTGCTAAACTTTCCCAAGAGACCAGATGTCCACAATTTTGTACTTTGGAGTATAGTCCCATTTGTGCTCAGTTTAATAATGAATTGAGAGAGTTTTCAAATAAGTGCGATTTAGAGAGTACAATATGTTTAACTAAGCAAA aaTGGGAAATTGTTCATGAGGGCAATTGTAATTCAGAGCAGTTAATTGAACAATCTAAATGTCCTCAAGTTTGCACTTTAGAATATAGACCCATCTGTGCTCAGTTTGAAAATGATCTAAGAGAATTCTTTAATAATTGTGATCTCCAAAGGACCATATGTGAAACCAAACAAA AATGGCAAGTAGTAAAACAAGGACCATGCTTCTCCGATTCATCAGCTGAAATCAATGAATGTCCTCAGTTTTGCACTAGAGAATATCGGCCTGTTTGTGCTGAATTTAAGGGAGAAGAAAGAGAATTTCCAAATAAATGTGTGCTACTGAAAGCCAtatgtgaaaataataaaa AATGGGAGTTAGTTAAACACGGGCCTTGTTCTATGCAAACTCCTAGTTTGATCCAAGTCTTTCCACCAAAATGTCCCAAGTTTTGTACTCGAGAGTTTGATCCTGTTTGCGCTAAGCTCAATAATGAACTAAGACAATTTTCCAATAGATGTGTATTGGAATCGTGGAAATGTGATAccaatgaaa aatggGAATTTGTTAATAAGGGTCCATGTCCCTCGATCGAATCAGTTTCGAATACACCAGTTTTACTATCTTCAACAAATAAATGTCCGAAGTTTTGCACACGAGAGTTTAATCCTGTATGCGCTAAACTTAACGAAGAGTTAAAAGAGTTTTCCAATAAATGTGAATTGGAATTGTGGAATTGTGAAACAGATGaaa aatggGAACTTGTCAAAATGGGCCGATGTTCCGCCACCATTAAACCAGCTTCAGCTGTACAGTCTTCACCAAATAAATGTCCGAAATTTTGCACACGAGAGTTCGATCCTGTATGCGCCAAACTTAACGAGGAGTTAAGAGAATTCTCCAATAAATGCGTATTGGAGTCATGGAAATGTGAATCAGATGAAA AATGGGAGCTTGTCAATTTGGGTCCATGTTCCACGAATAAACCAGTTTCACCAACTTCCTCTATAAGTTCTATGAACTTGGCTAAAAAATTAACACCAACTCCCTTAGTTAGCTGTCCCAAGTTTTGTTCTCGAGAATATAAACCAGTATGTGCTCAGTTCGAGTCTGAATTAAGAGAATTTGCCAATAGATGTGAATTGCAAAGAGAAAATTGTGAATCAAATAAAC CTTGGGTTTTCGTAAATTCTGGTCCTTGTTTTGCCAACTCCGAGGAAAAGTTAACACCCACTCCCTTAGTAAGTTGTCCCAAGTTTTGTTCTCGCGAATATGAACCAGTATGTGCTCAGTTCGAGTCTGAATTAAGAGAATTTCCCAATAGATGTGAATTGCAAAGAGAAAATTGTGAATCAAATAAAC CTTGGATTTTCGTAAATTCTGGTCCTTGTTTTTCAAACGTTGACAAAAAGTTAACACTAGCGCCCCTAACACCGCCATGCCCACAATTTTGTACTGACAATTTAAGACCGGTATGTGCGGAATTCAATTCTGAATTAAGGGAATTTGGTAATCGTTGTGAAATGCAAATAACCATATGTGAAACTAAAAATA AATGGAAAATAGTTAACGAGGGTCCCTGTCCATCCACATCTAAATTAAGAATTTCATGTCCCAAATTTTGCACCAAAGAATTTAGACCAGTATGCGCCAGATTCAAAGGCGAACTAAGAGAGTTTCCCAATAAATGTGAATTCCAGAGAAGTGTGTGTAAAACGAATATAG CTTGGGAACTTATAAACAATGGGCCCTGTcttattaagaattttgaaaCTGATAGTATTGAATTGCAACCGATATGCGCCACTGATGGAAACATTAAAAGAATCTTTGACGATTCGTCCGTATTGCAAGAGGAAATAAGAAAAACTGGTATTG CTTGGTCATTGCTTCACAACGATGAATGTCTACCCTTAACTCCTCTTGCCAAAGTAGCTAATAAAGCATTTTTCTTAGCAACGGAAAGTGCTACTACAAAGCCTACTACAACATCAACGACACCGAAGACAAGCACCACCACTACTTCGAGAACCACAACTACAACAACTCCCAAGCTGTCAACTACAAGGAAAACtacaactattttaaaaacaagtactACAACACCTAAGACTACAACTGCACCGCGGTCCTCAACCTCAAAAACTACTGCCGCTAAACCTTACCACACAACTACAACGAAAACTATTACAGCAACTACAACTTCTCCCAAAAGTACAACTGAAACATATCGCAAATATTCTTCAACTACAGTAAAACCTAAAGCTACTGACTACCCTAGATATTCTCCTACAACAGCCTCAACACCACACCATCAGTGCAGCTATGAGTACAGTACTGAAGTTGATAGTGCTGAAATCGATGACAGTTCAAAAGGATACTATGATGAGAACTGTGGCTGTAATAGTGGTGAAGATTATTCACAAGAGAATGAAAATGATGAAGAATATATTAGTTGGGAAGATGATGAAGAGGAATATGAGGAGGAGGAAGATGATATTTCAAAATCACACGAAGTTGAAGGATCCTTTACAATTGATGATAATACTTACACCTACaaacacaataaaacaaattccaCTTATACTTTTATCTATGGAGAAGATTCAATCAATTCTAATGGGAATAAAGCCGACGAGAGAAAATTAGGAAATTCCAATGTTGAAACTAAAAAGAATTCTTTTGAAGAGAAGAAACATTCAGAAAGCAATAACGACAAGACTGGGAACAAGGAATCCATAAAGCCAACTTACTCCACAGAGCCCAAAGGAAAGCAGGGAACTTctaaaaactacaatttaaaaTCAGGACATACAAACACGGTTAAAAAGATACCCGGTTCTTTATCGACCAGTAATCTAAAAATTACTTCAAATAATAATGCAAAATCGGGAAATGTTAGAACTTctgagaaaaatttaaatacttttaagaaCAAAGAAAATCGAGAAGATTTCAATGTGCTGGGAGACAAAGAGGgaaagaatataataaaattgattCAAGAAAGGCTTGAGGAGGAGTTTGGAAGTCCAAAACCCCATGATATGACCAAACAATCACAAGGAAAGGAAAGAGATCTTAATACTAAGCAGCAAGATCAAATTAAAGCAAATCTGggaaaaacaaaagcaaatacTAAAGAACAGGTTTTGATTAGAACAAATCCAGGACAAGCGATCGGACAAAAAGTCCAAAACTTGGCCCACTCTGGACCAACAAACCCTTATCCAGATACTGCTTCATCTAAAGATGCTAAGGGAAGATTTCAAGAAATTTATGGAAATCTAGGACAACCCAATTATAATTCAAATACTGAACAAAGGGATCAAGTCTTTGCAAGTCCAGAACAACttaatcttaatttaaatacagattTACATAGAGTTGACCAGGATCATGATGATGcctttagttttaaagaaatatttggaAATCATCAAGGACAAACAGATCTTGAGCAATCAAACATCGATTCGAACTCGGCTTTGTTTAGACCGGAATATTACGTGGGTCCAAAAGATATAGACAACCATGAAAATCTACTTGGGAATTTCCACCACAGTGATGAAAGTCTGGAAGCGGATATAAGTTATGAAGAAGATACACCAAATGATAATTTTAAACCAGTTACTGTAAATGAAAAGGAACCAAAATTCGGAGTTTATAGTGATGAAGCATATGGCTTAATGGATTCGGCTGAGATCAGTAAAACTGATAAATGGTCTGGACAAAATCAACTCAAATCAAATTTGGCAACTggaataaatacaaacaatgaCATTAATTCGCCTTCGTCTGCCTACAGTTACCAAGACTATAAGGGCTCCAAACCAAATGAACAAATCCCTAAATATTCTACTCAATCTCAAGTGAATACTACGGAAAACactgaaaaaattttagaagTTTTTGAAGCTCTTTTATCCGAAAGTGATGCTGAGGAGGAGGATGATGAAACTTTAGTAAAACAAGTGCTAACTACGATTGGAAGTGAAACTACTGCAGCATATCCTTTGTTTGAGGATGTTGAAAATCAATCAAATTATACCAAACGAGAGGAATATCCTTCAAAGTATAATAGTACCAAAAAGGGTGAAATTTATAATGGGGCTGTTTATAAAGCGCCAGTCTATGATGCTCctacatacaattttatatacacaGCTCCTAACCATCCCGTTTTACCTTTATTATCACCCAACAATCATCATGCCTTCTCTCATTATCCTGCCTTTATGCCACAATATACAGATGCTGCCGCTAATCCTTATAATCCTTTTATGCCCTTAGTAAATCAATCTAATTTGGGAGCTTTAATGGAATCGGCTCCAAATGTTAATAATCCTTTTAATCCTTTGCAATATATAACTTCCTTAGCAGCTATGAGTACTCCCTTTGGTTCACCAATGCCAAACCTAATGCCCTTACCACAAGCTTCGGAATATAACAGCAATAGTCAATCACAAAGTCATAGCAATCctttaaaaatacaagaaacTCCTTCTCAGTTCCCTCTAAATCCCTCTAGTCCTGCAGTTTTTAATCAAATACTGCCTCAAACTCATCCATCACCTCTCATGTTTTTACCCCCTCCACCTGAACCATTTTTAAACTCTTTCTCTCCTTTAAATAACATTGCTGCCCATATACCAAAATCATTACCTTTCAAAGGTAACAGAGAAAATGACAACAATCAACCAACTGAAGAGACTGAGGGCAATCTATCAGATGCTGAAGTCGATAAATCCGAACTACCTCAATACCCTCAATTCCCTTCTCTACCACCAGTTCCTGTTTACAACAACCCAGTTAATCCCCAAATGCATCTACCTTCAACATTACTTTCCCCTATGGCCACTAATGCTTTGCCACACCATAATTTTCAGTCTATGCCTTATCTTCATCCTACCGCACCTATGCCTGGACCTATGCCTTTAAATGTCTTTAATGCCACTCTGTTCAGTCAAatagaagaaattttaaagactataacaAGTCGTTATTAA